The nucleotide sequence TCGGCGACGGGCAGAGCTCGTCGGTCGCGTCGCTCCAGCGGGCGATCACGACCGGAAGCGTCATGAGCGTGGTGGTCGTCCTGGCCGCCGTGCAGGTCGTGACGACCGTCGTCGTCGCGGTGCTCGGCGGTCTGGCCTACAACGCCGCGGTGCGGTTCACCGGCGGCGTGATGCTCGGCTTCTCGTCGGCTCGCGCGTTCCGCCCGGGGCGCTAGAGCGCCCCGGGGCGCGAGGGCCGCCCGGCGCGCTAGCGCGGCCCGACGCGCCGATACACTGTGGGGCGATGAGCACCCTCGCCCTGCACAGAGACCACCGTTTCCGGTGGGCGTGGCGGCTGTCGGTCGTCACGGCTCTGGTCGGTGTCGCGGGTGGTCTGGCGGGCATCTCGGTGTATGTGGCGCTGCACACGATCCAGTGGGTCGCGTTCGGGTTCCCGTGGCACACGGGGCTCGAGGCGGCCGACGTGACGCAGCCGTGGGGGCGGTTCCTCGCCCTCGTCGCCGCGGGCGTGTTGGTGGCGCCGGCATGGTGGGCGCTGCGCCGGTACGGGACGAAGATCGTCGGCGTGCAGAAGGCGGTGGACGGCACCAGGATGCCGTCGCTGGTGACCGTCGGGAACGCGGGCATTCAGATCCTGGCGGTGGGTCTCGGCGCGTCGATCGGCAAGGAGGTCGCGCCGCGCGAGATCGGGGCGTGGCTGGCGCAGCTCGTCACGGCGCGGGCGGGCCTGACGGCGAGGGAGACCCGGATCCTGGTGGCCTGCGGTGCCGCCGCGGGCCTAGCCGCCGTCTACGACGTTCCCCTGGGTGGTGCGCTGTTCGCGGTCGAGGTGCTGCTGGGCGAGATCTCGTTCGCGACGGCGCTGCCGGCGTTCGCGACGAGTGCGATCGCCGCGTTCGTCGCCCGCCTCGTGGTACCGGTCGAGACGCTGTACGACGTGCCGCACATGCACATGTCGCCGTCGCTGCTGGTGTGGTCGATCATCGTCGGCCCAATCCTGGGGCTTGCTGGGGTGCGGTTCACCGCGTTGACGAACCGGGTGCAGCAGTTCGCGCCGAAGGGCGCCCTCCTGCTGTGGGTGCTCCCGGTCGTCTTCGCGCTCGTCGGCCTCGTCGCGGTCGCGTTCCCCGAGGTCATGGGGAACGGGCGGGCGCTGGGGCTGGTGGCGATGAACGAGCGGCTCTCGGATCCTGCCGTCTTCGGCCTGGTGCCGGTGGTGCTGATGCTGGTGCTCGCGGTGGCGAAGACGGTGACGACGACCGCGACGATCGGGTCGGGTGCGGTCGGCGGCACGCTGACGCCGTCGATCGCGATCGGGTCGGCCGCGGGCGCGTTCCTCGGCGGGCTGTGGATGCTGGCGTGGCCGGGGTCCGAGCTGGCGGCGTTCGCGTTCGTCGGCGCCGCGGCGTTCCTCGCGACGACGATGCGCGCCCCGTTCACGGCGCTGGTGCTGGTCGTGGAGTTCACCAACCAGGGCACGCAGATCCTGATCCCCGCCCTCCTGGCCGTCTCGGGGGCGGTCGCCGTCGGCTACGTCCTCGGCCGGAAGGGGCTCGCCGGCGTCGAATAGCCGCGCTCTAAAAGACGCGTGCGAACACGCCGAAAATGAGACTTGCACACATTGCAAGGTTGCGCTTTACTGACTCCGGGTCCCCAGAAATGAGGACCCCTCAGCCAGGATCGTCGCTTACCC is from Frondihabitans australicus and encodes:
- a CDS encoding DUF3566 domain-containing protein — its product is MAEVRLLVHHLGVGALAKYGLLAGVVVGILMTIAGYVAWTAFSSSGGFASLAQTLLGDGQSSSVASLQRAITTGSVMSVVVVLAAVQVVTTVVVAVLGGLAYNAAVRFTGGVMLGFSSARAFRPGR
- a CDS encoding chloride channel protein; the protein is MSTLALHRDHRFRWAWRLSVVTALVGVAGGLAGISVYVALHTIQWVAFGFPWHTGLEAADVTQPWGRFLALVAAGVLVAPAWWALRRYGTKIVGVQKAVDGTRMPSLVTVGNAGIQILAVGLGASIGKEVAPREIGAWLAQLVTARAGLTARETRILVACGAAAGLAAVYDVPLGGALFAVEVLLGEISFATALPAFATSAIAAFVARLVVPVETLYDVPHMHMSPSLLVWSIIVGPILGLAGVRFTALTNRVQQFAPKGALLLWVLPVVFALVGLVAVAFPEVMGNGRALGLVAMNERLSDPAVFGLVPVVLMLVLAVAKTVTTTATIGSGAVGGTLTPSIAIGSAAGAFLGGLWMLAWPGSELAAFAFVGAAAFLATTMRAPFTALVLVVEFTNQGTQILIPALLAVSGAVAVGYVLGRKGLAGVE